Proteins encoded by one window of Clostridium cagae:
- the iolD gene encoding 3D-(3,5/4)-trihydroxycyclohexane-1,2-dione acylhydrolase (decyclizing): MKSTKMTTAQALVKFLDNQYVSFDGKEEKFVHGIFTIFGHGIVVGLGQALDENPRGLKVYQGRNEQGMAHAATAFAKQNNRRKIIACSSSIGPGAANMVTAAATATVNNIPLLLLPGDSFATRQPDPVLQQIEQSYNLGITTNDVFKPVCKYWDRVNRPEQLMSAMINAMRVLTDPAETGAVCIALPQDVQGESFDFPEYFFKKRVHKITRPLAVEEEFYECLNIIKNKKKPIIICGGGVRYSEAGDTLSKFANRFNIPIGETQAGKSSIKSSDLMNLGGIGVTGNLAANIIAKDADLVIGVGTRFSDFTTASKSLFKNPDVEFVTINLSKFHASKLDSCKMVGDVKECLEYLYKLLEKENYISSYKDEIKDAKMAWKEEMKKLTNIKYEENFEPIIKFRNKESLEEFKKLTDTTITQTSALGLIRECIDNDAIIVGASGSLPGDLQRMWETESLNSYHMEYGYSCMGYEIAAGFGAKLADPEKEVYSILGDGSYLMLHSELITSIQENKKVNVLLFDNCGFGCINNLQMSNGIGNLATEFRYRNDETNKLNGKLIPIDFAKAAEGYGLKTYTAKNLEELKNALIDAKKQKVSTLIDIKVLPKTMSDGYESWWHVGLAEVSEKESVNKAFENNKKVLKSARKY, encoded by the coding sequence ATGAAGAGTACAAAAATGACAACAGCACAAGCATTAGTAAAATTTTTAGATAATCAATATGTTTCTTTTGATGGAAAAGAAGAAAAGTTTGTTCATGGAATATTTACTATCTTTGGTCATGGAATAGTGGTTGGTTTAGGACAAGCACTTGATGAGAATCCAAGAGGTTTAAAAGTTTATCAAGGAAGAAATGAGCAAGGCATGGCACATGCAGCAACAGCATTTGCTAAGCAAAATAATAGAAGAAAGATCATAGCTTGTTCTTCATCAATAGGACCAGGAGCTGCAAATATGGTCACAGCAGCAGCAACAGCTACAGTAAATAATATACCATTACTTTTACTTCCAGGTGATTCATTTGCAACTAGACAACCAGATCCAGTACTTCAACAAATTGAGCAATCTTATAATCTTGGAATTACTACAAATGATGTATTTAAGCCTGTATGCAAGTATTGGGACAGAGTAAATAGACCTGAACAATTAATGTCTGCAATGATCAATGCAATGAGAGTATTGACTGATCCTGCTGAAACAGGAGCAGTATGTATAGCACTTCCACAGGATGTTCAAGGAGAAAGTTTTGATTTTCCAGAGTATTTCTTTAAAAAACGTGTTCATAAAATTACTAGACCTTTAGCTGTAGAAGAAGAATTTTATGAATGCTTAAATATAATTAAAAACAAAAAGAAACCTATAATAATTTGTGGTGGTGGAGTAAGGTATTCAGAAGCTGGAGATACATTATCTAAATTTGCTAATAGATTTAATATACCTATAGGAGAAACACAAGCTGGTAAAAGCTCAATAAAATCAAGTGATCTTATGAACTTAGGTGGTATTGGAGTTACAGGAAATTTAGCTGCAAATATCATAGCTAAAGATGCTGATTTAGTAATTGGAGTTGGTACAAGATTTTCAGATTTTACAACTGCATCAAAATCATTGTTTAAAAATCCAGATGTAGAATTTGTAACAATTAATTTATCAAAATTTCATGCTAGTAAATTGGACTCATGTAAGATGGTTGGAGATGTCAAAGAATGTTTAGAATATCTTTATAAATTACTTGAAAAAGAAAATTATATTTCTTCATATAAAGACGAGATAAAAGATGCAAAAATGGCATGGAAAGAAGAAATGAAAAAACTAACTAATATAAAATATGAGGAAAATTTTGAGCCAATTATAAAATTTAGAAATAAAGAAAGCTTAGAAGAATTTAAAAAGTTAACTGATACAACAATAACTCAAACATCTGCATTAGGATTAATTAGAGAGTGTATTGATAATGATGCAATTATTGTTGGAGCATCAGGAAGTTTACCAGGAGATCTTCAAAGAATGTGGGAAACAGAATCTTTAAATTCTTATCATATGGAATACGGATACTCATGTATGGGATATGAAATAGCGGCAGGATTTGGTGCAAAGTTAGCAGATCCAGAAAAAGAAGTTTATTCAATTTTAGGTGATGGAAGTTATTTAATGTTACATTCAGAACTTATAACTTCAATTCAAGAGAATAAAAAAGTAAATGTATTATTATTTGATAACTGTGGATTTGGTTGTATAAATAATCTACAAATGTCTAATGGAATAGGAAATTTAGCAACTGAATTTAGATATAGAAATGATGAAACAAATAAACTTAATGGTAAATTAATACCAATAGATTTTGCAAAAGCAGCTGAAGGATATGGTTTAAAAACATACACAGCTAAAAACTTAGAAGAATTAAAGAATGCATTAATAGATGCAAAAAAACAAAAGGTTTCTACTTTAATTGATATTAAAGTATTACCTAAAACTATGAGTGATGGATATGAATCATGGTGGCATGTAGGATTAGCTGAAGTATCAGAAAAAGAATCTGTTAATAAAGCTTTTGAAAATAATAAAAAAGTATTAAAAAGTGCAAGAAAATATTAA
- the iolG gene encoding inositol 2-dehydrogenase — protein MLKVGIIGAGRIGKVHGESISKYVKNAEVKAIADVFLNDDTKKWAKEMGIDNVYNDYKKILQDPEIDAVLICSSTDTHSPISIEAIRAGKHVFCEKPIDHELSRIKEVIDELKKSNVKYQVGFNRRYDHNFKAVREAVVEGKIGEPHILKITSRDPEPPSIDYVKVSGGLFLDMAIHDFDMARYLLGNDVEEVYAAGNVLVDKAIGEAGDIDTAIVTLKMENGAMAVIDNSRQSAYGYDQRAEVFGSLGQVAVANDSTSSAVISTKDGVNGEKPLFFFLERYMQAYAEEITEFIDAIVNDTEVCVNADDGLKAVLIGKAATKSLKENRPVKISEIQY, from the coding sequence ATGTTAAAAGTTGGAATAATTGGAGCAGGAAGAATAGGTAAAGTTCATGGAGAAAGTATTTCTAAGTACGTTAAAAATGCAGAAGTAAAGGCAATAGCAGATGTATTTTTAAATGATGATACTAAAAAATGGGCTAAAGAAATGGGAATAGATAATGTTTATAATGACTACAAGAAAATTCTTCAGGATCCAGAAATAGATGCGGTACTTATATGTTCATCAACAGATACTCATTCACCAATTTCTATAGAAGCTATAAGAGCTGGCAAGCATGTATTCTGTGAGAAACCAATTGATCATGAGCTAAGTAGAATTAAAGAAGTTATAGATGAACTTAAGAAATCAAATGTTAAATACCAAGTAGGATTTAATAGAAGATATGACCATAATTTTAAAGCAGTTAGAGAAGCTGTTGTAGAAGGTAAAATTGGAGAACCACACATTCTTAAAATAACTTCAAGAGATCCAGAACCACCATCAATAGATTACGTTAAAGTTTCAGGTGGACTATTCCTTGATATGGCTATTCATGATTTTGATATGGCTAGATATCTTTTAGGAAATGATGTTGAAGAAGTTTATGCAGCAGGAAATGTATTAGTAGATAAAGCTATTGGAGAAGCAGGAGATATAGATACTGCAATAGTTACATTAAAAATGGAAAATGGAGCAATGGCTGTAATTGATAACTCAAGACAATCAGCTTATGGATATGACCAAAGAGCAGAAGTATTTGGATCACTTGGACAAGTAGCTGTAGCTAATGATAGTACTTCAAGTGCAGTTATATCAACAAAGGATGGAGTAAATGGAGAAAAACCACTATTCTTCTTCTTAGAAAGATATATGCAAGCTTATGCAGAGGAAATAACTGAATTTATTGATGCAATTGTAAATGACACAGAAGTTTGTGTAAATGCTGATGATGGATTAAAGGCAGTACTAATAGGTAAGGCAGCAACAAAATCTTTAAAAGAAAATAGACCCGTTAAGATATCAGAAATTCAATATTAA
- the iolE gene encoding myo-inosose-2 dehydratase: protein MFNSDKVKIGICPIGWTNDDMPDLGKENTFEQAVSEMALAGFKGTEIGNKYPKDVKVLKRALEMRNLQIASAWFSSFLTTKPYEETEKEFIAHRDFLHAMGSKVIVVSEQGHSIQGQMETPIFDGKYHFNEEEWNLLANGLNKLGQLAADKGMKIVYHHHMGTGVQTTEEIDKLMSITDENLVYLLFDTGHLVYSGENPVEILKKYVHRIKHVHLKDIRPEIVSKVKNEKLSFLKGVRAGAFTVPGDGSIDFEPIFKILAENNYEGWLMIEAEQDPSIANPLEYAIKGRQYIKEKASI, encoded by the coding sequence ATGTTTAATAGCGATAAAGTGAAAATAGGAATATGTCCAATTGGTTGGACTAATGATGATATGCCAGATTTAGGGAAAGAAAATACATTTGAACAAGCCGTAAGCGAAATGGCTCTTGCAGGATTTAAGGGTACTGAAATCGGAAATAAATATCCTAAAGATGTAAAGGTTTTAAAGAGGGCTTTAGAAATGAGAAATCTTCAAATTGCAAGTGCTTGGTTTAGCTCATTTTTAACTACTAAACCTTATGAAGAAACTGAAAAAGAATTTATAGCTCATAGAGATTTTTTACATGCAATGGGTTCTAAAGTTATAGTGGTTTCAGAACAAGGTCATAGTATTCAAGGGCAAATGGAAACTCCTATATTTGATGGAAAATATCATTTTAATGAAGAAGAATGGAATTTGTTAGCTAATGGACTTAATAAATTAGGACAATTAGCAGCTGATAAAGGAATGAAGATTGTTTATCATCACCATATGGGTACTGGAGTGCAAACAACAGAAGAAATTGATAAGTTAATGAGTATTACTGATGAAAATTTAGTATATTTATTATTTGATACAGGTCATTTAGTGTACTCAGGTGAAAATCCAGTTGAAATACTAAAAAAGTATGTTCACAGAATAAAACATGTTCATTTAAAAGATATAAGACCTGAAATTGTGAGTAAGGTTAAAAATGAAAAATTAAGTTTCTTAAAAGGTGTAAGAGCTGGAGCATTTACAGTTCCTGGAGATGGCTCAATAGATTTTGAACCAATATTTAAGATATTAGCAGAAAATAATTATGAAGGATGGTTAATGATAGAAGCAGAACAAGATCCATCTATTGCAAATCCTCTTGAATACGCAATTAAAGGAAGACAGTATATAAAAGAAAAAGCTAGTATTTAA
- a CDS encoding solute:sodium symporter family transporter, translating to MFTLITFIFFVVLVGVISFYKTRGSNTESADGYFLAGRGLSGVVIASSIMLTNLSTEQIIGLNGQSYMTNMGPMAWEATACVSLGILALIFLPKYFKSGITTIPDFLEERYDSTTKRIVSLLLLLGYIVTYIPTVLYSGAIVINKIFGISDILGITTFQAIALTGFMISVIGCIYAVYGGLKLCAVSDTINGIGLLVGGLMVPVLGIISVGHGNFVDGFNVLLANPQKLNAINPANSLSPLVPWPVLMTGLLFNNLFYFCTNQSIVQRALGAKNLEEAQKGAIYAGFLKLIGPFFLVLPGVIAFAKYGTRLENADMAYPTLLIDVLPKSLLGFFAAVLFGAIMSSFNGALNSSATLFTLDLYKPLLKPKASDKQLVHIGRKFNIIVAIIATCVAPFILYAPTGLYGFLQECFGFYNVPILAAVVVGFYSKRVPKIAPKIAFFVHIALYTLSKFLIKDVHFLYVLGVLFPTCVIVMLIIGKLHPRETDFVQENKAVVSLTPWKHAKLATGIMVGTMCLIYLIFSPLGIGQW from the coding sequence ATGTTTACGTTAATTACCTTTATATTTTTTGTAGTTTTAGTAGGTGTAATATCATTTTATAAGACTAGAGGTTCTAACACTGAATCAGCAGATGGATATTTTTTAGCTGGCAGAGGATTATCAGGTGTTGTAATAGCCAGTTCAATAATGCTTACCAATTTATCAACAGAACAAATAATAGGGTTAAATGGACAAAGCTATATGACTAATATGGGTCCAATGGCATGGGAAGCTACAGCCTGTGTATCATTAGGAATTTTAGCTTTAATATTTTTACCTAAGTACTTTAAAAGCGGAATTACAACAATTCCTGATTTTTTAGAAGAACGATATGATTCAACTACTAAAAGAATAGTATCGTTGTTGCTTCTTTTAGGATATATAGTAACATACATTCCTACAGTACTGTATTCAGGTGCTATAGTTATAAATAAAATATTTGGAATATCAGATATTTTAGGCATAACAACTTTTCAAGCAATAGCTTTAACTGGATTTATGATATCAGTAATAGGTTGTATATATGCAGTATATGGTGGATTAAAACTATGTGCTGTATCAGATACCATTAATGGTATAGGCCTGCTTGTAGGCGGCTTAATGGTACCTGTACTTGGAATAATATCAGTTGGACATGGGAATTTTGTAGATGGATTTAATGTTTTATTAGCCAATCCTCAAAAATTAAATGCAATAAATCCAGCAAATTCCCTTTCACCATTAGTTCCATGGCCAGTTTTAATGACTGGATTATTATTTAATAATTTATTCTATTTTTGTACAAACCAATCAATTGTTCAAAGAGCTTTAGGTGCTAAAAATTTAGAAGAAGCACAAAAAGGCGCTATCTATGCAGGTTTTTTAAAATTAATAGGACCTTTCTTTTTAGTATTACCAGGTGTAATTGCATTTGCTAAGTATGGAACAAGATTAGAAAATGCAGATATGGCATATCCTACATTATTAATTGATGTATTACCAAAATCATTATTAGGATTTTTCGCAGCAGTTTTATTTGGAGCTATTATGAGTTCATTTAATGGAGCATTAAATAGTTCAGCTACGTTATTTACATTAGATCTTTATAAACCACTTTTAAAACCAAAAGCTAGTGATAAACAATTAGTTCATATTGGTAGAAAATTTAATATAATAGTTGCAATAATAGCTACATGTGTTGCACCATTTATATTATATGCACCTACGGGATTATATGGATTTTTACAAGAATGTTTTGGCTTTTATAATGTACCGATTTTAGCAGCTGTAGTTGTAGGATTTTATTCTAAAAGAGTTCCTAAGATTGCACCTAAAATTGCATTTTTTGTTCATATAGCTTTATATACATTATCAAAATTTTTAATAAAAGATGTTCATTTTCTTTACGTATTGGGAGTTTTATTCCCAACATGTGTAATCGTTATGCTTATAATAGGGAAATTACATCCTAGAGAAACCGATTTTGTACAAGAAAACAAAGCAGTAGTTAGTTTAACACCGTGGAAACATGCTAAATTAGCCACTGGAATTATGGTAGGAACAATGTGCTTAATATATTTAATTTTCTCACCACTAGGAATAGGTCAGTGGTAA
- a CDS encoding MurR/RpiR family transcriptional regulator, with protein sequence MSYEKNRGCLERITNIYSELKGAEKKVAQYVLENPKNIIHFSITELAEVSKASEATVFRLCSKLGYKGYQDLKINLAGSVIEPIDNIYEEVKENDDTYIIMRKIMSSNINSIESTLKINKTEDLDKAIAIILNAKKIMFFGMGGSWTIANDAYHKFIRTGIDCVASCDSHWQVMFSSMANSGDAIIAFSNSGSNKELIENINLAKKTGIKIIAITGNEKSPLAKVSDLHLIAYGNESMFRSEAMESRLTSLMIVDWLYVGVAIKRKDKTLGNLERIRNGIASKRF encoded by the coding sequence ATGTCTTATGAGAAAAACAGGGGATGTTTAGAAAGAATAACTAATATTTATAGTGAATTAAAAGGTGCAGAAAAAAAAGTTGCACAGTATGTATTAGAAAATCCTAAAAATATAATTCATTTTTCAATAACAGAATTAGCTGAAGTAAGCAAAGCTAGTGAAGCAACTGTATTTAGATTATGTAGTAAGCTTGGTTATAAGGGATATCAAGATTTAAAAATTAATCTAGCTGGCTCTGTAATAGAACCAATAGACAATATTTATGAAGAAGTAAAAGAAAATGATGATACATATATCATTATGAGAAAAATAATGAGTTCTAATATAAATAGTATTGAAAGTACATTGAAAATAAACAAAACTGAAGATTTAGATAAAGCAATTGCTATAATATTGAATGCTAAAAAGATAATGTTTTTTGGAATGGGTGGATCGTGGACTATTGCAAATGATGCTTATCATAAATTTATTAGAACAGGAATAGATTGTGTTGCTTCATGTGATTCACATTGGCAAGTTATGTTTTCTTCCATGGCAAATAGTGGTGATGCTATTATAGCTTTTTCAAATTCAGGAAGTAATAAAGAACTGATTGAAAATATTAATTTAGCAAAAAAAACAGGTATTAAAATTATAGCCATTACTGGAAATGAAAAGTCACCTCTTGCTAAAGTTTCAGATTTACACTTAATAGCATATGGAAATGAATCTATGTTTAGAAGCGAAGCAATGGAATCTAGACTTACTTCCTTAATGATAGTTGACTGGCTTTATGTAGGAGTAGCAATTAAAAGAAAAGATAAGACATTAGGCAATTTAGAACGTATAAGAAATGGTATAGCTAGCAAACGATTTTAG
- the gntK gene encoding gluconokinase, producing the protein MKYLIGVDIGTTSTKSIAFDMEGNVLTKCNIEYPLYNPHPSWSEQNPEEIFRAVLNGIKHAVQENDIKNNELLGISFSSAMHSVIAIDKAGNPLTNCIIWADTRSNKYSDELKNSDIGQEIYMRTGTPIHPMSPLCKLCWLRDNAKDVFNNTEKFISIKEYVFYKLFNQYIVDYSIASATGIFDIYDLKWNKKALEYIGISEEKFSKPVPTTYVINGLSDIYAEYMKISTETNFIVGGSDGCLANLGANAIKDGDAAVTIGTSGAIRVISKNPKNDISRRIFSYILTEEHYVLGGAVNNGGIIYRWFRDNFSSVETEAAKSLNIDPYDILNLEASKVKPGAEGLIFLPYLLGERAPHWDANSKGVFFGVNIKHKREHFLRSVLEGVMYGIYDVGKALEETTGPINTIYATGGFVRSELWVQILADIFNKKVVIAESYESSCLGAAIIAMKALNMINDIEKIESLIPISKVFEPNIENHKVYIENFKIYKNLYEKLKDEFLEINNLQD; encoded by the coding sequence ATGAAGTACTTAATTGGAGTTGATATTGGGACAACTAGTACTAAATCAATAGCATTTGATATGGAGGGGAATGTTTTAACAAAATGTAATATAGAATATCCTTTATATAATCCACATCCATCTTGGAGTGAGCAAAATCCGGAAGAAATTTTCAGAGCAGTGTTAAATGGGATTAAACATGCAGTTCAAGAAAACGATATCAAAAATAATGAGTTATTAGGAATATCATTTAGTAGTGCGATGCATAGCGTAATAGCAATAGATAAAGCAGGAAATCCTTTAACCAACTGTATAATATGGGCGGATACAAGAAGTAATAAGTATTCTGACGAATTAAAAAATAGTGACATAGGACAAGAAATTTACATGAGAACAGGTACACCAATACATCCAATGTCACCATTATGTAAATTATGTTGGTTAAGAGATAATGCTAAAGATGTATTCAATAATACAGAAAAATTTATATCAATTAAAGAGTACGTATTCTATAAATTATTCAACCAATATATAGTTGATTATTCTATAGCTTCAGCAACAGGTATATTTGATATTTATGATCTTAAGTGGAATAAAAAAGCATTAGAATATATAGGAATTTCAGAAGAAAAATTTTCAAAACCTGTACCTACAACTTATGTAATTAATGGATTAAGTGATATTTATGCAGAATATATGAAAATATCAACAGAAACTAATTTTATAGTTGGAGGAAGCGACGGTTGTCTTGCCAATCTAGGTGCTAATGCAATAAAAGATGGTGATGCTGCTGTAACTATAGGTACCAGTGGAGCAATAAGAGTAATATCTAAGAATCCTAAAAATGATATATCTAGAAGAATATTTAGTTACATTTTAACAGAAGAACATTATGTCTTAGGCGGTGCAGTGAATAATGGAGGAATAATTTATAGATGGTTTAGGGATAACTTTTCATCAGTAGAAACTGAGGCTGCAAAATCATTAAATATAGATCCATATGATATTTTAAATTTAGAAGCTTCAAAAGTTAAACCAGGAGCAGAAGGACTTATATTTTTACCATATTTACTAGGAGAAAGAGCACCACATTGGGATGCAAATTCTAAGGGAGTATTTTTTGGTGTTAACATTAAGCATAAAAGAGAACATTTTTTAAGATCAGTTCTTGAAGGTGTAATGTATGGAATATATGATGTTGGAAAAGCGCTAGAAGAAACAACAGGACCAATAAACACAATATATGCAACCGGTGGATTTGTAAGATCAGAGTTATGGGTACAAATATTAGCTGATATATTTAATAAAAAAGTTGTTATTGCAGAAAGTTATGAGAGTTCTTGCTTAGGCGCAGCTATAATTGCTATGAAAGCTTTAAATATGATTAATGATATTGAAAAAATTGAAAGTTTGATTCCAATATCAAAAGTATTCGAACCTAATATAGAAAATCATAAAGTTTACATAGAGAATTTCAAAATTTATAAAAATTTATATGAGAAGTTAAAAGATGAATTTTTAGAAATAAATAATTTACAAGATTAA
- the gntT gene encoding gluconate transporter — MPLLIVAIGVALLLLLMIGFKLNGFISLILVSLTVGIMEGMPIVNVVSSIKSGVGGTLGSLALIIGFGAMLGKLMADSGGAQRIAITLIKKFGKEKIQWAVVITGFVVGFALFYEIGFVLLIPLVFTIAAEAEIPLLYIGVPMAAALSVTHGFLPPHPGPTAIAGVYNADIGKTLLYGAILGIPTVILSGPVFTKFLKGMEHPIPKGLYNPKIFTEKEMPSFGISVFTALIPVILMAVQAISKMTLSGDSQIVKITGFFGDPVIALLISVIVAIFTFGLNRGKKMPEVMQTVSESINTVAMIILIIGGGGALKQVLVDSGVDKYIASIMQGSSISPLLLAWLIAAILRVALGSATVAAMTAAGIVAPLISATGVSPELMVIATGAGSLIFSHVNDPGFWIFKEYFNLSITETLKSWSVMETIISICGLVGVLILNVII; from the coding sequence ATGCCATTATTAATAGTTGCTATAGGAGTTGCATTATTACTATTATTGATGATTGGATTTAAATTAAATGGTTTTATATCACTAATTTTAGTTTCACTTACAGTTGGTATAATGGAAGGAATGCCAATAGTTAATGTAGTAAGCTCTATAAAATCAGGTGTTGGAGGAACTTTAGGAAGTTTAGCGCTTATAATTGGATTTGGAGCTATGCTAGGTAAACTTATGGCTGATAGTGGAGGAGCACAAAGAATAGCTATAACATTAATAAAGAAATTTGGTAAAGAAAAAATACAATGGGCAGTAGTTATTACAGGATTTGTTGTAGGATTTGCATTATTTTATGAAATAGGTTTTGTTTTACTTATACCACTTGTATTTACAATAGCAGCTGAAGCTGAAATACCACTTTTATATATAGGTGTACCCATGGCTGCAGCACTATCAGTAACTCATGGATTTTTACCACCGCATCCAGGACCAACAGCTATAGCAGGAGTTTATAATGCTGATATAGGTAAAACTTTATTGTATGGTGCAATACTTGGAATTCCAACAGTAATACTTTCTGGACCAGTATTTACAAAGTTTTTAAAAGGAATGGAGCATCCTATCCCTAAAGGGTTATATAATCCAAAAATATTTACAGAGAAAGAAATGCCGAGTTTTGGAATAAGTGTATTTACAGCATTAATCCCAGTTATTTTAATGGCCGTACAAGCTATAAGTAAAATGACTCTTTCTGGTGACTCACAAATAGTTAAAATAACAGGCTTTTTTGGAGATCCAGTAATTGCATTATTAATTTCAGTTATTGTGGCTATATTCACTTTTGGATTAAACAGAGGCAAAAAAATGCCAGAGGTTATGCAAACCGTAAGTGAATCAATTAATACAGTAGCAATGATAATATTAATCATTGGCGGTGGTGGTGCTTTAAAGCAAGTTCTTGTTGATAGTGGAGTGGATAAATATATTGCAAGTATAATGCAAGGTAGTAGTATATCACCACTTTTACTAGCTTGGTTAATCGCCGCAATATTAAGAGTTGCATTAGGATCAGCTACAGTGGCAGCTATGACAGCAGCTGGAATAGTAGCACCACTTATAAGTGCAACTGGAGTTAGTCCAGAGTTAATGGTAATTGCAACAGGAGCAGGTAGTTTAATATTTTCTCATGTTAATGACCCTGGATTTTGGATATTTAAAGAATATTTCAATTTATCCATTACTGAAACATTAAAGTCTTGGTCTGTAATGGAGACGATAATTTCAATATGTGGACTTGTAGGAGTTTTAATTTTAAATGTTATTATTTAA
- the gnd gene encoding phosphogluconate dehydrogenase (NAD(+)-dependent, decarboxylating) produces MNVGIIGLGKMGFNIALNLLNHNHSVVAYDLSDESVNSISKEGAKGVNSIEDLVKQLPERKIIWLMIPSGKAVDSTIEEIIKYINPNDIIIDGGNSNYKDTLRRYKFLKEKGIDFIDCGTSGGTSGALNGACTMIGAEEDVFKYCEELFKDLSIQDGYLHVGKPGSGHFTKMVHNGIEYGMMQSIAEGFEILSKSEFDVDYEKVAKLWNNGSVIRGWLMELAQSAFSKDKDLSSIKGIMNSSGEGKWTVETALDLQVPAPVIALSLMMRYRSLEEDTFTGKVVAALRNEFGGHEVKKNK; encoded by the coding sequence ATGAACGTAGGAATAATTGGACTTGGAAAGATGGGATTTAATATAGCATTAAATTTGCTAAACCATAATCATTCAGTAGTGGCATATGACTTAAGTGATGAAAGTGTTAATAGTATTTCAAAAGAGGGAGCAAAAGGTGTTAATAGTATTGAAGATTTAGTTAAACAGCTTCCAGAAAGAAAAATCATATGGCTAATGATTCCATCAGGAAAAGCAGTTGATAGTACAATAGAAGAAATAATAAAATATATAAATCCTAATGATATAATAATTGATGGAGGTAATTCAAACTATAAAGATACCCTAAGAAGATATAAATTTTTGAAAGAAAAGGGAATTGACTTTATTGATTGTGGAACTAGTGGAGGAACTAGTGGTGCTCTTAATGGTGCATGTACAATGATTGGAGCAGAAGAAGATGTGTTTAAATATTGTGAAGAGTTATTTAAAGACCTATCTATTCAAGATGGATATTTACATGTTGGAAAACCTGGAAGTGGACATTTTACTAAAATGGTTCACAATGGAATAGAATATGGAATGATGCAATCAATAGCAGAAGGATTTGAAATTCTTTCTAAAAGTGAATTTGATGTAGATTATGAAAAGGTAGCTAAATTATGGAATAATGGTTCAGTAATAAGAGGATGGCTTATGGAATTAGCACAATCAGCTTTTAGTAAAGATAAAGACTTAAGTAGTATAAAGGGAATAATGAATTCTTCAGGAGAGGGAAAGTGGACAGTAGAAACTGCATTAGATTTACAAGTACCTGCACCCGTGATTGCATTATCATTGATGATGAGATATCGTTCACTTGAAGAAGATACATTTACAGGTAAGGTTGTTGCAGCCTTAAGAAATGAATTTGGTGGACATGAAGTAAAAAAGAATAAATAA
- a CDS encoding NUDIX hydrolase, with translation MKKSKIVDLEKMSSSKFLNMYKIQYKNKLGNIKDWIVASRKSEEILEDRYLNGTEDKIDGVVIAAFHKEEKKLVIIKQYRVPINDYVYELVAGLVDNNDDIKSTVERELKEETGLRLLEITEKGNNKLYISPGMTDEALAFVYCTCDGDFSKDYLEEDEEIEAMLVSQEEAKKIIKSKNNIDVKCFLILQSFAELGEKMFI, from the coding sequence ATGAAGAAAAGCAAAATAGTAGATTTAGAAAAGATGTCATCATCAAAATTTTTAAATATGTATAAAATACAATACAAAAATAAATTAGGAAATATAAAGGACTGGATTGTTGCCTCTAGAAAAAGCGAAGAAATATTAGAAGATCGTTATTTAAATGGTACAGAAGACAAAATTGATGGGGTAGTTATAGCAGCTTTTCATAAAGAAGAAAAAAAGCTAGTTATAATAAAACAATATAGAGTTCCAATAAATGATTATGTTTACGAACTTGTAGCAGGTCTTGTAGATAATAATGATGATATAAAGAGTACTGTTGAAAGAGAATTAAAAGAAGAAACAGGATTAAGACTTTTAGAGATAACAGAAAAGGGAAATAATAAGCTTTATATATCACCAGGAATGACTGATGAAGCATTAGCATTTGTTTATTGTACATGTGATGGTGATTTTTCAAAAGATTATCTAGAAGAGGATGAAGAAATAGAAGCAATGCTTGTATCTCAAGAAGAGGCAAAAAAAATTATAAAAAGTAAAAACAATATAGATGTGAAGTGCTTTTTAATTCTACAAAGTTTTGCGGAATTAGGAGAAAAAATGTTTATATAA